In the Arachis stenosperma cultivar V10309 chromosome 8, arast.V10309.gnm1.PFL2, whole genome shotgun sequence genome, AGATTTTAATTTATCCACAAAATAATTCATGATTTTCAACGAGTCAAATAAATGGCTCTACTTATTATTCCATGAACACACACAACAGAGCAAAATTCCTAAATTGCAAAATCAGAATCTTACTTATGGGATACACAATCATTGGAAATTTGGAATTGCCCATATATTGGATTGGAACACCCTCTTCTCCCTTTCCTCAAATATTTaatatcaaatcaaataacaagAAAAGCAATTCTTCAATGCCATTGAGATGAAATTTACCTGAAAAAACACAGCTTCTCCATGATTGCATTTATTGCAGCGAGCCGCCGTGGTGCGTCAAAGAGTTGGGACTGCAGCCAGTAAAaacaatttcaaaattcaaacacCATATACTTGTGGATTCACATATAACACCAACAAAAATTCCAAAAACAGTGAATAACATACTTGATCCTCTAAAATTCAAACACCATACACATGCAGTTGGACAAATCAGAAATTTGGAGAGGGAGATTGAACCATTGAGTGACTGTAcctgattcaaattcaaaaacaatCCGCCTGCGTTGCTCTCTCGGGAGGCCTGCAGCAGCGACCAAATAGAACGGACTGGCAGCAAGAGGAGATTGACGTGGAAGGACAGGCAGTGCTGGCTCAGAAGGCCTACAGTGGCAAAAACTCAGATGTGTGTAGCGCGAGGCGTGCTGCATCAATGGTTATACCTAGCGGCGACGGGAGCTCGCGAATTCTAGACGGTGCACCGGCAAGGCGGGGATGCGTCGCAGCTGCGATGGAGGACGTGCGGCGGCGAGGCGACGAGTGGGAGCTCCGCTGCACGCGAGGAAGGGTGGTCGAAGGGATGTGATGACGGTGAAGCAGACGCGTGATGCTGACTGTCTTTTCTGCGCGAACGGTGGATGAAGGGGCGGCAACAGATGCAAGGAGACTAGGGTGGAGAGAGGGCGGCGTGGGGCTTGGGAGAGAGATTAGGGTTTCtgagtgaaaatgaaaatgaaaggatatattttgattaaatcttaattattcaaattttatttttttaaaatataaaaaaaattaattattgttgtcAAAGGTTGGCATATAGTTTCTTGGTAACGAATACTTTTTCTTACCGTTTTgcccttctccttcttctccttcgtTTTCTTCATCTGGAATggccttttcttcttttttcgaATCTCTCTCATCCAAAACGGTGTCATCGAGTGCCAAACCCTTGTACCGGCTATTACTGGTTGTCGTTGCTGCTGCTCCACCCGGCCACTAGAAGGAGAATCTGGAGAACATGGAGGATTTCTGCGGCGGCAGTTTGAGCTGAGAAGAGATTGAGTTAGCGGTGGCGCGTGAGTCTAACGAGCCTGTAATCGAGATCGGCGGAACTATCCCTGAGATCCCGGTGTTTAAGCAGATAGATTCcattcctttttctcttcttctcttttctcttttttctgtATGTTAGTTTTGAGAAGAAGTGAAGCAATGATGGTGGAGAAGAGAAGAGCgatgatttttttttacagGGCTCTTTAGGAGTTTGGTGTAAAATTTGTTCCTAAAGAGTTGGGGTTTTTGTGTTGGAGTTTGGATTCAAAATgcaaaaagaaagaatgaaacagAGAGAAAGAGGAGGGAGGATTTAAAGCGACAGACAaggtataaataaaaaataaataaatgagtaAAACATGGATTGGCAATGGAATCAAAGCCGCTCACCAAACTTCTTTATGTATCTCACAgccaaaatattttcttttctttttttacttcGCTAAGACGAATGTtaatatatttcaaaaaaattaaaaaagatagaatttttttaattttaaaatttaagtttaaaattatacattttataattttaattttattaaaaacttGTAAAATTTAAGAATCaatatgatttattatttttaatcataattaattaaaaatatgtgTTACGAATTTGACCCAAATATCTAGGGttgtctcttttttttcttaacgTCTCAAACCTGCTCTACAATATCTAACTTACTTTAAATATCTTTCTTATTTTAGAccgactttattttttattaacgtCTCAAATCGATCTTATAATCTCTAACTAACATTTAAATATCTTCTTTATTTTAGACAGACGAAATAAGATATGATGTCATAACTATCACCGACTAGGTAAGGAGAACCAAAATATCTCTAAGATACATCATCCATTTTAcatactttatatttttttagatccATTTTGATCTGAGCCTAAGTATTTATCTCATTGCTCCAGTGAGATAATTTGACAACCGACCTCGACTCACAAgtctaatataaattaaaattattgatctttaatttttttctaaaataattctaaaaatatctaattatatatcATCGAATTGTTATTTAAATgcatatatttaattaaataatgtatAAAATCCTTTATGcctattaaaattaaacttgtgtagtcaccaaaaaaaacttttgtattaatttttaataaataaaaaaagtggAGGCATAGTATGAGTTAAATTCAATTACAGTAAGGGAATCGTTGCATATGTCCCACTATTTCATCATCAGACATTGATGATTTCTATGGAATGATCTAATTACAATTTTATTGGGCTTGAATGTGACATTCTTAAATAATCATTGAGAGGTTATTTACTTATTTCAGGAAGTcaccaaaaaataattttaggaaTGCAAAACGTCGTCGTCCAGGCTGCTGACATTgagaaagaaggaaaaaaatggTGACTTTTCCGTGTTTGGATTGTGGTTAGGCACTTAGCCATAAAGTCATAATTCATAAACCCTTTGAACGgggtttttttattttgggcTTGGTCCTCACGTGAGGGGGAGGCTACTATGTCGGGTAGTGAAGAACTCTGAACTCTCTGAGCCTTGCAGTTTTCGTAGGAAAGTGCGTGTTTGGAATTGGACCCACATTTTCCAAATACAGGTTCCCCAACATCATCGAAGAATTGCCACGTCATGGTGTGGTGTCGATGAAAGTGGTGAACAACATGCAAAATTGCAAATATCCGGTAACGTGTCAGTAAAAGCGTGAAAGAACAGTATTTTGCTATTTTATCGGGCTACGCGCAACTGTTATCGGTATCTGCTACTCGCCAAAAACACACGCCCCACACAAGCACGCAACAGTGCAactctcctctttcttctttttctttttatttttctttttttcattaacCTATTTTTCTTTTGTGTACGTAAACAATAATATAGTATAGCATCGACATTTAAGAATATAGTTTGGGGATAAAAGCAATAATAGATGCAACATACAGGTAAGAAGTTCAATAAATAGTTACGAAAGTGGTTATGAAGTTAGGTATTTGTGGTTAAGGCTTAAGGAAAGGTTCGTTACAATTTAATGAGTTTTATGCCAACCGTCGCCCAATTCAATTTAACCAACAAATGGTTGTGAAGTGTTTGAACTAGAATCAGTAAAATCatcataaaataaattaaaggctACAGGTGAAAAACATCATTAATTCATTATCCTACTAATGTGAGCCATCCATTTCACCTGGGCCGAAGTTGGATTTATAAAAAAACTGGACTTCTAGGTGCTAGCCCAGTAATCCCAAGAATATAAGAAGTCCAAACATAAAATCTAGGCCCAAAAtgtcacacacacacacaaaaaagaaaaaccGGCTTGTGAAGTGGAAAGAAAGAAACTCATCGTCAttcattccttcttcttcttcttgtgcgGAAGAATGAGCAGTTACGGTGGTGGAAGCTCGTCGAAACCAAGAATTGCTTCTTCTCAACCTTCCGAAACTTTTTCAAAGCGCAAAAGAGGAGTTTTCCAAAAAGAACATCAGTAATCACCCCTATCCAACCTTCCTTTTTTCGTtgcaattttcttttttctttttccttttctttgaaGAGAAAGGGAAAAAAAGTTCTTTGCAAGTTATGCATGTAACTATCACTAATAATTTTCTCTATGCTTGCTAATACAGTGCAGCATATGATGTACGGCTTTGGAGATGATCCCAATGTAAGTGACCTAAAccattttctttaatttcttaattACTTTTTGGGATGTGAATTTAATGGCTATTAAACTTTGAACTATTTTATGTTTTGCACAATTAGCCTCTTCCTAAAAGTGTGGCGCTTATGGAGGATATTATTGTGGAATATGTCACGGAATTGGTAACcaaatttgtttatttattttttcaacctaattttttattgttcttgTTCAACTGAATTACGGTGTTCTggattaatttgaattttttgttgttattgtGCTTTGAAATTTTTTCTTACGAAGGTACATAAAGCTCAAGATATTGGATCACAGAGAGGGAAACTATCAGTTGAGGATTTCCTTTATTTGATTCGCAAGGTACTTCTTTGTTCATAAAAGAATTTCAAATAATTATcatgaagaattgaagattaTGTTCTATTCTCGAACTCTCTGGAGTTCTTTTAGTTTCTGCGTTGAATGAAATATCTCAAAGGAAACCACTCATTGAAATCTTGTCCCATTTGCTCTTCAATTGCTTTGAGGCATGATATATGAAGCTGTACTGTCATGGATTAAGAGGCTAAATGGCTAATTCTTCATAATTTGTTCAAACTTTCAAGTATCCATAAACATTAATCCAATTCAGTTTTTTATGCTAGATTTTTAAAGTTTTTGTCAACCAATCCGCAAGTTGAAACTAAACTAAAAGTCAAGTGTGTGAAACATGCAAGAAGGTGCATCTAATGTAGCCGTGtttcttaaattatttttaatcctAAATATATCTATCAAAACAGGTTAAGGCTCATACAATCTTCACTCTTTACCATTAAAGGATCATTGTGACATTGTGTAATACAACACAGTAACTgttaagaaatataaaaaattattggtATATCTGAAATTGTGTGACTCCACACTACAAAATATTTGTATTGTGACCATTCTGATACACGATAGCTTGATTTAGGCCAGTGCACCTTACATTATAATACATGATTGAACATTTTTGTTCAGGATTAATCTCAACTTTTTTACTACTGCTGTGCTGCAGGATTTGCCAAAACTTAATCGATGTACAGAATTGTTATCTATGAATGAAAAGCTGAAACAGGCAAGAAAGGTTTTCGAATCAGATGAAGAGAAATTGAGGAAGGTTTTTGAAGTGGACGAACCAGTTGAATGATGAATGAGAAAAAGATCATTGAATTGCACCAAATACACCATTCCTGTTCTGACATCTCTAGATCAAATTTTTGGAATTTGAGTATGTCTTACATTTGAAAATAGCCAACCTAGATATTTAAATAGTTGAATTGTAACTTCCTAATATATTTGTTCTCCTATTTATTGTGTCCATGATCTTGTGATtagaagaaaataatttttaacaccCTAGAGTAACTATCTTAAACCAAAAAGAAATTATTTGGTCTTAGCAGGATATTTTTTGTTATGATGTATATTGTATTCTTAATGTAGTTGAACAGAGAATTAGCTAGGAAATTAAAAGGTTATCCAACATTAATCAAAATCGATTTTGGTATAGAATTGTTAAACATAAATTATATTGACACAAACTAGAATTGGAAGTAAGTCAAACCAGTTCATAAGCTAGTTTGAGTTCGAGCTCGACAAGTTGAACTAGTGAGCCGAGCTTGAGCTTGGAATTGAGCTCACAAATTAAATGAGCCAAACTTgaacttagataaacttaacAACCCCGCTACGTTACCAAGAAGGAGTCTGCCAACTTTTGCCAATTTCTATTGGGCTGGATCCAAAGCCCATAAATCATAAATTAACACACCCCTAATTACACATAGTTAACCCAATTTACCAAATAGTAAACCTAATTCACATTGATTTTCACCGTGCAGAACACCTTCCCCCACCCAAAACCCGTGACGGCTGCGTCTTCGGACAGTCAACCTCCGACGCATTTCCGTCGCCGGCGTCAATCCAGGTCAGCGCTGCCAACGATTCCACCCGCAATTGCATCACACATTATAGCCTCCGCCGGCAAGCTTCCATCAGTGGTGACACAGGTCTTCCGTCGGCGAGCTTTAATTGAAGGTCACCACCTAGCCGTCCAGACGACGGCACCTTACCCGTGCTTGGATCTGTACGCATGCTGCTCCGGTTCACCTTGTACTGCCGTGAATCTGCTATTGAGTGACCTCCTTGGTTAGTACTTATTTATGTATCTTGCATGTTCTTATTATAAGTATAGTATCATATGGATTTCAATTGATGAAATTAGAATCTCTGGCTAGAACATGTTTAGGTCTTTAAGTTAAATTTGTTTTTATGCTATGTTCCGTTGTTCATGTTAAATGGATATTTGTCAGTtactaaatataatttattttgttcaTGTTAAGTATGCTAATTATCACTTATTGTTTTTGCTGGATTAGTATATGTTGATGTTGAAATATTTCATGGGTGTGTCTTTTGAGTGAATACCCATTTAGAAGTGTCTTTGCTAGATTAATGTGTCTAATCTTAAAATTTCTTGTCATGAACTGAATTTAATTGTGGTTTGGTCAATGTTTCATCATTTTTGTGTGACTAATAGAGGCTGCTATTGAAagaatttttctcttcttatgTTTATACCTTGGGTTTAGTCGACGCTTCCTCAAAGATATGGGGCTTTTAGTAAGGAAAAAGTTGAAACCTATACTATTTTCTGATGTGGATTGTGTCTTTtgactaataattttttaggtGTGTCTTTGTTAGACTAATGTGTGTTATCTGTATAAACTTAGTTGGATGTGTCTTCCAAGTAAAATTTTGTGCTCTTCACTTTTTCTATGGTTCAGATTATATGTAACGCTTTCAGTAACTGAATTCAATTGGTTTAGTTCAATGTTCCATAGTTTTCGTTTGATTAATGGGGGTTGCTATTAGGCCACTTTATCTCTTCTTATCTTTGTACCTTTGATTTAGTTGATGCTTCCTAATTTGTGATTCTATTTCCCTCTCATGGTCGCTTCATATGTTGACAGAAACAATTGGAGTCAAGGTGCTCATCCTGTTATATTGCTGACATGATGAGAGATCTGGAAAAAAATCAGGCTCAAGCGAGGATAGCAAAAATAGAAGTATCATTTTATTTTCGACATACAGTTGGTTTGTTTTAACGAGTTACTATTCTGAAGCAACTTTTACGGAAGTGTATTCCCTTTATAACTTCATTGGACGCGTCTACTTTAATGCATGTGTGATTATATGACAGTGCCTTTTGGTAAATGTGACTTCAGAGGATATGTCTTTACATGTGTCTTTTTAATGGACATGTCTTCTCAGAATGTGTCTTTTTATGGAGGTGTCTTTTGTGAATGTGTAATCAAAgaatatatctttttaaatgaGATGTCTTTTTAATGGATATGTCTTCTATTGAAAGTGTCTTCAAGTGGTAAGTTTTATCAATGGAAGTGTTTTTTTTATGCATGTTTTATTAAAAGGATGTATCTTTTTTATACATGTGTCTTTTAATGGACTTGTCTTCTAGAAATGTGTCTTCTTTAACGGAAGTGTCTTTTGTGAATATATCTTCAGAagatatatctttttaaatgaTATATCTTTTTAATGGAGGTGTCTTTTATTAGAAGTGTGTTCAAAGGATATGTCTTTTTAATGGAAGTGTCCTTGTTATACATCTATTTATGGATGTCTATTTATGGAAGTGTCTTTTGTAGATGTGTCTTAATAGGTAGTGTCTTGAGAGGATATGATTTTTGTGCATTGTCTTCCTAATAATTTCTTTTagtaaaccaaaaaaaaaatatttctttaaaaaCTTGCCAATATAAACTTGGAAAATTGACTTTTACTAACCAGAAGCTCCCAAGTTGTTTCCTCCACAAATAGAACTTATATAACTAGTGTTGATTCAAAATTCTCTAAAAGTGTAGAgtgaatcaaataaaaaataccaatTATTGCTTTTTGATCCAacataataaacaaaaaaactTCCACttgtttatataaaaaaagCTACTACTATACTGCGGAAGATCAAATAATGCTCAccattaaataataaaaaaatgagaaaatatTAAAGAACTCATTAGATTGTTTATTTAAGTTAAAATGCAAATATTTAATCTTCAATTATTAATCGCAATTGTGAGAATTTATTCCCAAATTAACAATTGAAATGTGCGCCCAAAGGATAAGAAATAGTATACAAATAGCAATATTTAATTTGGAAGCATTTACCCCATACATTTAGAATTTGCGTGCCTTTTTTTATTAGGTGAAACTCTTCCATAGTATATACATTTGAACAAAATGAAAGCAAGCAAATTAAAGAGAGTAGTAATATCCAATTTGAAAAGAATAATGTGCATCAATGCATGCGCCGCGATGAATTGAAGCATAAATAatgcaaaattattaattaagcacACAAGTTTAATGTGAATCATATTGCTGTGGAGCCATATATGCATATTTCATCAAGCTAATTAAGCAACTAGCAAAACTCAAGTTGATAATCATCAACTGATTTACATAAAAATTCCATTACTAATTTgcaaaagataaacaaaaatgcACAAAATTATCACTGTTGCTACCTACCAAGACAAAAATTAGAACAAATttaaaaggaaacatacaactTGCATAAAAGAATTCCACcaaaaacaaatcatatatcATAGTTGGAACATCCGATTTGCATTAAAAAATAATCCACACCAAATCATATATCTTTTCTCTCTTGAAGCTTCTTCAGAGCCTCGGTTGCCAAACAACATGTAGTCACTGAAAAACGAGAGATCAGATTCAGAGTAGGATATATAAGATATGCTTGTTTTATTTGTAATAAGAGTCACTTGTATAAACACGCAGTAGCAACAATAAATTGTAGCTATtctaaaatagaaaagaaaaggaaagaaaacatCATCCCTTATTATATTAACAATTGGACCCTAATAATATCAACAAACCATAGCAATGATATGATGAGTAAAAGAAACAGTTACTAATTACCTTGGTAAGAGCATTTCTTGAGCATCTTTTCAAGGATCTTGAGC is a window encoding:
- the LOC130946430 gene encoding transcription initiation factor TFIID subunit 13-like, whose product is MSSCGGGSSSKPRIASSQPSETSSKCKRGVFQKELQHMMYGFGDDPNPLPKSVALMEDIIVEYVTELVHKAQDIGSQRGKLSVEDFLYLIRKDLPKLNRCTELLSMNEKLKQARKVFESDEEKLRKVFEVDEPVE